Proteins encoded by one window of Acaryochloris thomasi RCC1774:
- a CDS encoding calcium-binding protein, producing MTSPTTTDQILLNGTEGDDDLLGTPGADVICGQAGQDTISGLAGNDSLLGEAGNDTLTGGAGDDTLAGGEGDDTVIVNNFSSIDSFDGGAGQDTIRFEPSDGRNLTIFVEQGGVGDRQAGGQSFQNFEHIITGDGNDNLIGDANDNSLSAGAGNDTLTGGAGDDTLTGGAGDDTLTGGSGDDTVIVNNFSGLDSFDGGAGQDTIRFEPSDGRNLTIFVEQGGVGDRQAGGQSFQNFEHIITGDGNDNLIGDAND from the coding sequence ATGACTTCACCCACTACGACAGATCAAATTTTACTGAATGGAACCGAAGGTGATGACGACCTTCTAGGTACACCTGGTGCAGATGTGATTTGCGGCCAAGCCGGCCAAGACACCATCAGTGGCTTAGCAGGAAATGACTCTCTGCTTGGGGAAGCTGGAAACGACACCCTAACCGGCGGTGCGGGTGATGACACGCTAGCGGGTGGTGAGGGTGATGATACGGTCATTGTTAATAACTTCAGCAGTATAGACTCATTTGACGGTGGTGCAGGGCAAGACACCATCAGATTTGAACCCAGTGATGGACGTAACCTCACAATCTTTGTGGAGCAAGGGGGCGTTGGAGATCGCCAGGCAGGGGGGCAATCGTTTCAGAATTTTGAGCACATTATCACGGGGGATGGCAACGACAACCTCATTGGTGATGCAAATGACAATAGCCTGAGCGCGGGTGCCGGGAACGATACACTCACTGGCGGTGCAGGTGACGACACGCTCACAGGTGGTGCGGGTGATGACACACTCACAGGCGGTTCTGGTGATGATACGGTCATCGTCAATAACTTCAGTGGTCTAGACTCATTTGACGGCGGTGCAGGGCAAGACACCATCAGATTTGAACCCAGCGATGGACGCAACCTCACAATCTTTGTGGAGCAAGGGGGCGTTGGAGATCGCCAGGCAGGGGGGCAATCGTTTCAGAATTTTGAGCACATTATCACGGGGGATGGCAACGACAACCTCATTGGTGATGCAAATGACA